The following DNA comes from Coraliomargarita sinensis.
GGCCCGGTAGAGCACGCCGACATTCTTCGGTATAATTTCGGAAATAAAGAGGATGGCCAGAGCCATGGTCAGAGAAACATTGAACAGGACATTGTCATGTTCCGACCAAATCTGCACCGCGAGTCCCCCCACGATTGTTGCTCCGAGGGTGTTTGCGATGGTGTTGAGGCTGAGGATGGCGGAGCTGGTTTCTTCGATATCCAGCTTTGCCCGCTCCAGTTTTTCACCCCGCTTCGGGTGCGACTTTTTCAAGCCTTCGATCTCCGCGGTTGTGGTACTGAGGATCATCGCCTCCAATATTGAGCATAGGGCGGAGACGCCTATGGTGAAGACGATAGCTAAAATAAAGACTGTTATCATTGCGACGGTGTCGACAGGCCCTGTAAAATGCCTATTAAAATAAGTAATCTGAGCGACACACCTGCAGTAGTGTCGCGCCTCGCATCGCTTTCAAGCATTTTTAGCAGTGGTTAAATCCTACCAAGAACCAAAGCTATAATCTTGACCTGACACGCCGATGCTTTCTGTCTTATCGGCAGTTTATTATTAATATGAAAAATTTCTTACCCCTACTCACTATTCTGACATCTGTGACCTTTTTCAGCGGTTGCGAGCACATGCGTACGGGTGTGCCGCAAGAGGTCGTTATCTTATCCTTCCCGACTGAGGCCAGTGTTTACATTAACGGAGAGGCTGCCGGTATTACTCCGATGACCTTGGAACTGCCCCGTAAGATGAATCACGAGATCCGGCTCGAGAAGCTCGGTTACAATCCGGCAGTTAAATACTTTACGCCGGTGCCCAACGAAAAATCGAAGAATTTCGTACGTTTTGGTTTGCAGGAAGACCTCGGCTATTATGTCGACCTCGAGCCCGGAAAGATGAAAGCCAAAATGCGTAGCGAGCTTGTGCCCAGTTCCACCGGGGCAGATCCATTTGAGAAAATGGCCATCCAAGCTCTCAAAGCTGATGCGAAGCTTGAGGCGGGTGAAATCACTCCGCTCGAACACAAATACATTATCGAGCAGATCATTGAGTTTTTTGAGTCGCAAGGTTAGTCAGCTGCGTTCTACCTGAGTTTATGAGTAACATTCCAGCTGATCTCCTCTATACGAAAGACCACGAGTGGGTAAAAGTCCACGATGACGGCACCGCCACAGTCGGGATTACCGATTACGCTCAGGAAAGTCTCGGCGACATCACATTTGTTGAGTTTCCCCAGGATGGAGAGTCCTTTACTTCCGGTGATACGTTTGGCGTGGTGGAGTCGGTCAAGGCCGCTTCCGACCTTTTTATGCCAGTGGATGCCGAGGTGATTGAAATCAATGAGGACGTGGATGCCTCGCCGGAACTTCTGAATCAGGAACCCTACGAGGGAGGCTGGCTGTTGAAAATCAAGCTTCAGAATCCGGAGCAACTGGATGAACTTCTGAAAGCGGATGCCTACGAGAGCATCGTTTAGCCTACCGCTGATCCAAGCATTCATATGCCTTCTACCGCGAAAGGTCACGGCCGTGAGTGGACCACTGCCGATGCGACCACCTACTACGGTCTGAAGAATTGGGGTGGTCGTCACTTTTCCGCAGACGATGCCGGCTTCCTGCAGGTGCATCCTCTTGGTGACCATCGCAGTATTCGCATACACGATATTGTAACTGAGGCGATCGGCAAGGGCTACAAGCCGC
Coding sequences within:
- a CDS encoding PEGA domain-containing protein, with product MKNFLPLLTILTSVTFFSGCEHMRTGVPQEVVILSFPTEASVYINGEAAGITPMTLELPRKMNHEIRLEKLGYNPAVKYFTPVPNEKSKNFVRFGLQEDLGYYVDLEPGKMKAKMRSELVPSSTGADPFEKMAIQALKADAKLEAGEITPLEHKYIIEQIIEFFESQG
- the gcvH gene encoding glycine cleavage system protein GcvH, with amino-acid sequence MSNIPADLLYTKDHEWVKVHDDGTATVGITDYAQESLGDITFVEFPQDGESFTSGDTFGVVESVKAASDLFMPVDAEVIEINEDVDASPELLNQEPYEGGWLLKIKLQNPEQLDELLKADAYESIV